A portion of the Krasilnikovia cinnamomea genome contains these proteins:
- the rocD gene encoding ornithine--oxo-acid transaminase produces MRTPAALADAERWTAHNYHPLPVVIAEAEGAWVTDVDGRRYLDFLSGYSALNFGHSHPGLIAAAHAQLDKLTLTSRAFVHDQFAEFCQSLAQLCGKDMVLPMNTGAEAVETAIKVSRAWGYRVKGVAAERANIVVAENNFHGRTTTIISFSTDPDARNDFGPYTPGFTIVPYGDLDAIAAAIDENTVMVLLEPIQGEAGVLVPPAGYLAGVRALCDQHNVLFAADEIQSGLGRTGRTFAIEHEGVVPDMYLLGKALGGGIVPVSAVAANRDILGVLRPGEHGSTFGGNPLACAVGAEVVRLLRTGEFQKRSAELGERLHAGLNKLIGHGVVAVRGRGLWAGVDIDPALMTGRQVSERLMARGVLAKDTHGSTVRLAPPLVVTEEDLDHALAQLEAVLTEGA; encoded by the coding sequence ATGCGTACTCCCGCCGCGCTGGCGGACGCCGAGCGCTGGACGGCGCACAACTACCACCCGCTGCCCGTGGTGATCGCCGAGGCCGAGGGCGCCTGGGTGACCGACGTCGACGGGCGCCGGTACCTGGACTTCCTGTCCGGCTACTCGGCGCTGAACTTCGGCCACAGCCACCCCGGCCTGATCGCCGCCGCGCACGCCCAGCTGGACAAGCTCACGCTGACCAGCCGCGCGTTCGTGCACGACCAGTTCGCCGAGTTCTGCCAGTCGCTGGCGCAGCTGTGCGGCAAGGACATGGTCCTGCCGATGAACACCGGCGCCGAGGCCGTGGAGACCGCCATCAAGGTGAGCCGGGCCTGGGGCTACCGGGTCAAGGGCGTGGCCGCCGAGCGGGCGAACATCGTGGTCGCCGAGAACAACTTCCACGGCCGCACCACCACCATCATCAGCTTCTCCACCGACCCGGACGCCCGCAACGACTTCGGGCCGTACACCCCGGGGTTCACGATCGTTCCGTACGGCGACCTGGACGCGATCGCGGCCGCGATCGACGAGAACACCGTCATGGTGCTGCTGGAGCCGATCCAGGGCGAGGCCGGCGTGCTGGTGCCCCCGGCGGGCTACCTGGCCGGGGTACGGGCCCTGTGCGACCAGCACAACGTGCTGTTCGCCGCCGACGAGATCCAGTCCGGGCTGGGCCGCACCGGCCGCACGTTCGCGATCGAGCACGAGGGTGTCGTGCCGGACATGTACCTGCTCGGCAAGGCGCTGGGCGGCGGCATCGTGCCCGTCTCCGCGGTGGCGGCCAACCGGGACATCCTCGGCGTGCTGCGCCCGGGCGAGCACGGCTCCACCTTCGGCGGCAACCCGCTGGCCTGCGCGGTCGGCGCCGAGGTGGTCCGGCTGCTGCGGACCGGCGAGTTCCAGAAGCGCTCCGCCGAGCTGGGCGAGCGGCTGCACGCGGGCCTGAACAAGCTGATCGGGCACGGAGTCGTGGCGGTGCGCGGGCGCGGCCTGTGGGCCGGGGTGGACATCGACCCGGCGCTGATGACCGGCCGCCAGGTGTCCGAGCGCCTGATGGCCCGCGGTGTGCTAGCCAAGGACACCCACGGTTCGACGGTCCGGCTGGCCCCGCCGCTGGTCGTCACCGAGGAGGACCTGGACCACGCGCTGGCCCAGCTCGAGGCCGTCCTCACCGAGGGCGCCTGA
- a CDS encoding 4a-hydroxytetrahydrobiopterin dehydratase — protein MEELLDADSVRSAVAVLDGWEGSPDAIVRTVGLRSFPAAIAVVDRVAVVAEEMDHHPDIDIRWRTLTFRCSTHAAGGVTTRDIALANRIDRILADAS, from the coding sequence ATGGAAGAGCTGCTCGACGCCGACTCCGTGCGCAGTGCCGTGGCCGTCCTCGACGGCTGGGAGGGCAGTCCGGACGCCATCGTGCGGACCGTCGGCCTGCGCAGTTTTCCGGCCGCGATCGCCGTCGTGGACCGGGTCGCCGTGGTCGCCGAGGAGATGGACCATCATCCCGACATCGACATCCGTTGGCGGACGCTGACGTTCCGCTGCTCCACCCACGCCGCCGGTGGGGTCACCACTCGTGACATCGCCCTCGCGAACCGTATCGATCGGATTCTCGCCGACGCCTCCTGA
- a CDS encoding patatin-like phospholipase family protein — protein MVDTPVAFVLGGGGVLGAVEVGMLRALFRAGYTPDVVVGTSIGAVNGALVAADPSEAVTDRLVQLWSSPEAADVYGDSIARQLRRFAARTHLHSPMPLRRLLESELGEQVTFADLKVPFRCCAASIERAAEHWFDSGPLVDAVLASSSVPGLLPPMQIEGEHFVDGGIVNSIPIGEAVRIGAKLIFVLQVGRIERPLSVPRRPWEVAQVAFEIARRHRFAREMAALPGDVRVHVLPTGGGESRDDSPWAYRDMAAIGRRISRAYTATRRYLAASVEPPPVQRADG, from the coding sequence ATGGTCGACACTCCGGTCGCGTTCGTGCTCGGTGGCGGTGGTGTCCTCGGCGCCGTCGAGGTGGGCATGCTGCGCGCCCTGTTCCGCGCCGGCTACACGCCCGACGTCGTCGTCGGCACGTCGATCGGCGCGGTCAACGGGGCGCTGGTCGCCGCCGACCCCAGCGAGGCCGTCACCGACCGGCTCGTCCAGCTGTGGTCGTCACCCGAGGCGGCCGACGTGTACGGCGACTCCATCGCCCGGCAGCTGCGGCGCTTCGCCGCCCGTACCCATCTGCACTCGCCGATGCCGCTGCGCCGGCTGTTGGAGAGCGAGCTGGGGGAGCAGGTCACCTTCGCCGACCTGAAGGTGCCGTTCCGCTGCTGCGCGGCCAGCATCGAACGGGCGGCGGAGCACTGGTTCGACAGCGGGCCGCTGGTCGACGCGGTGCTGGCCTCGTCGTCGGTGCCCGGGCTGCTGCCGCCGATGCAGATCGAGGGTGAGCACTTCGTCGACGGCGGCATCGTCAACTCGATCCCGATCGGCGAGGCGGTACGGATCGGCGCCAAGCTGATCTTCGTACTTCAGGTGGGCCGGATCGAACGGCCGCTCAGCGTGCCCCGGCGGCCGTGGGAGGTGGCGCAGGTGGCGTTCGAGATCGCCCGGCGGCACCGGTTCGCGCGCGAGATGGCCGCGCTGCCCGGCGACGTGCGGGTGCACGTCCTGCCGACCGGCGGCGGGGAGAGCCGCGACGACTCGCCGTGGGCGTACCGGGACATGGCGGCCATCGGGCGGCGGATCAGCCGGGCGTACACCGCCACCCGCCGCTACCTGGCCGCGAGCGTGGAACCCCCGCCGGTCCAGCGCGCCGACGGGTGA
- a CDS encoding FHA domain-containing protein, giving the protein MRFEVSKVLDAIEARLTTDPALARAVVDLSEVVRYADLDGGRPASMLRLGLVIDALGRHVAEENVPVYAVVPRSLLSDADLTSNERMVVRRWADDGVVEVVPQLDDRVLEVAELLGLPVLTRSRAEQFRGQRAWVDEPGRLLAAVPGAGGPVLVARVGRGEVPPVGEPSPMGAKLLARVWRCPESNCSGFGAAVDSDSPFADMRTFTSPVAQPPPTLRAGAPTCPRHGTRLTDAGPRPAVELLSVRIDGVIRQRFVVAEGQPVVVGRAPENGIMLGQWLTEDARKWISRGHVRLALAGGELTVRDISTNGTGIRPGGSTDDDERITLARDETRTLGPTDLVELYAGVHVGRARMWSTGGVSQPASVMAEAPTMAIRKFER; this is encoded by the coding sequence GTGAGATTCGAGGTCAGCAAGGTCCTCGACGCCATCGAGGCCCGGCTCACCACCGACCCCGCCCTGGCCCGGGCGGTGGTGGACCTGTCCGAGGTCGTCCGATATGCCGACCTTGACGGCGGCCGCCCGGCCAGCATGCTGCGGCTCGGCCTGGTCATCGACGCGCTGGGCCGGCACGTGGCCGAGGAGAACGTCCCGGTCTACGCGGTCGTGCCCCGCAGCCTGCTCTCCGACGCCGACCTCACCTCGAACGAGCGGATGGTCGTGCGGCGCTGGGCCGACGACGGCGTCGTCGAGGTCGTGCCCCAGCTCGACGACCGGGTGCTGGAGGTGGCCGAGCTGCTGGGGCTGCCGGTGCTGACCCGCTCGCGCGCCGAGCAGTTCCGCGGTCAGCGCGCGTGGGTGGACGAGCCGGGGCGGCTGCTGGCCGCGGTGCCCGGCGCGGGCGGCCCGGTGCTGGTCGCCCGGGTGGGGCGCGGGGAGGTCCCCCCGGTGGGTGAACCTTCCCCGATGGGCGCCAAGTTGCTGGCCCGGGTCTGGCGCTGCCCCGAGTCGAACTGCAGCGGCTTCGGCGCGGCCGTCGACTCCGACAGCCCGTTCGCGGACATGCGGACCTTCACCAGCCCGGTCGCCCAGCCGCCGCCGACCCTGCGGGCGGGCGCGCCGACCTGCCCCCGGCACGGCACCCGGCTCACGGACGCGGGCCCGCGCCCGGCTGTGGAGCTGCTGTCCGTACGCATCGACGGGGTGATCCGGCAGCGGTTCGTCGTCGCCGAGGGCCAGCCGGTCGTGGTGGGACGGGCCCCGGAGAACGGCATCATGCTGGGCCAGTGGCTCACCGAGGACGCCCGCAAGTGGATCAGCCGGGGGCACGTGCGGCTGGCCCTGGCCGGCGGCGAGCTGACCGTACGCGACATCAGCACCAACGGCACGGGCATCCGCCCGGGCGGCTCCACCGACGACGACGAGCGGATCACGCTGGCCCGTGACGAGACCCGGACGCTCGGCCCCACCGACCTCGTCGAGCTGTACGCGGGGGTGCACGTCGGGCGGGCCCGGATGTGGTCGACGGGCGGGGTGAGCCAGCCCGCCTCCGTGATGGCGGAGGCGCCGACGATGGCGATCCGCAAGTTCGAGCGCTGA
- the ddaH gene encoding dimethylargininase yields MTPTATRRRYLMCRPTHFAVTYRINPWMDPSAPYDNALAVSQWENLRQTFLDLGHTVDLIDPLPGLPDMVFAANGATVVDGKVLAVQFRDAERADEGPAYAAWFAANGFEVHESKYTNEGEGDILLAGDVLLAGTGFRTSHAAHAQTQEVFGRPVITLQLVDPAYYHLDTALCVLDKDNVAYLPSAFSAGSQAVLRQLFPNAVIATDEDAAVLGLNAVSDGRTVVLPVQATALNAALRERGYETVGVDVSELRKAGGGPKCCTLEVRG; encoded by the coding sequence ATGACCCCGACTGCCACCCGCCGCCGGTACCTGATGTGCCGGCCCACGCACTTCGCCGTGACCTACCGCATCAACCCGTGGATGGATCCGAGCGCGCCGTACGACAACGCCCTCGCGGTCAGCCAGTGGGAGAACCTGCGGCAGACGTTCCTGGACCTCGGCCACACGGTCGACCTGATCGACCCGCTGCCCGGGCTGCCGGACATGGTCTTCGCGGCGAACGGCGCCACCGTGGTCGACGGCAAGGTGCTGGCGGTGCAGTTCCGGGACGCGGAGCGCGCCGACGAGGGCCCGGCGTACGCGGCGTGGTTCGCGGCCAACGGCTTCGAGGTGCACGAGTCGAAGTACACCAACGAGGGTGAAGGCGACATCCTGCTGGCCGGCGACGTGCTGCTGGCCGGGACCGGGTTCCGCACCTCGCACGCCGCGCACGCGCAGACCCAGGAGGTCTTCGGCCGCCCGGTGATCACCCTGCAGCTGGTCGACCCGGCGTACTACCACCTCGACACGGCGCTGTGCGTGCTCGACAAGGACAACGTCGCGTACCTGCCGTCGGCCTTCTCCGCCGGCTCCCAGGCGGTGCTGCGCCAGCTGTTCCCGAACGCGGTCATCGCGACCGACGAGGATGCTGCCGTGTTGGGCCTCAACGCGGTCAGCGACGGCCGTACCGTGGTCTTGCCCGTGCAGGCCACCGCCCTGAACGCCGCCCTGCGGGAGCGCGGGTACGAGACCGTGGGCGTCGACGTCTCCGAGCTGCGTAAGGCCGGCGGCGGCCCGAAGTGCTGCACCCTGGAGGTCCGAGGATGA
- a CDS encoding Fpg/Nei family DNA glycosylase, which translates to MPEGHTIHRLAAHHRELFAGRAVTVESPQGRFTAGAALLTGRTVVDAEAYGKHLLHHYADDRSLHVHLGLYGRFSDGEPPAPPPVGQVRMRMTTATHWLDLRGPTACEVLDPGQVAALRARLGQDPLRADADPDAAYARVRASTKPIFALLLDQAIVAGCGLIYANEVLFRAGLSPTTPGIGVDAATWAALWADLCGLMAEGVARGRIDTVHTAHTPEAMRRPPRVDRHGGEVYVYRRPGQPCLVCGTEVARGPLAGRNLYWCPTCQPEATAGPGARPVRRPAARRPGAQTTAPVRPGRTASESAQAG; encoded by the coding sequence GTGCCAGAGGGACACACCATTCACCGACTCGCCGCTCACCACCGTGAGTTGTTCGCGGGCCGCGCCGTCACCGTCGAGAGCCCGCAGGGCCGGTTCACCGCCGGGGCGGCCCTGCTGACCGGCCGCACGGTCGTCGACGCCGAGGCGTACGGCAAGCACCTGTTGCACCACTACGCCGACGACCGCAGCCTGCACGTCCACCTGGGACTCTACGGCCGGTTCAGCGACGGCGAACCGCCCGCGCCGCCGCCGGTGGGCCAGGTACGGATGCGGATGACCACCGCGACGCACTGGCTCGACCTGCGCGGTCCCACCGCCTGCGAGGTGCTGGACCCGGGTCAGGTGGCGGCCCTGCGGGCGCGGCTGGGCCAGGACCCGCTGCGCGCCGACGCCGATCCGGACGCCGCGTACGCGCGGGTGCGCGCCAGCACCAAGCCGATCTTCGCGCTGCTGCTCGACCAGGCGATCGTGGCGGGCTGCGGTCTGATCTACGCCAACGAGGTGCTGTTCCGGGCCGGGCTCTCGCCCACCACGCCCGGCATCGGCGTCGACGCCGCGACGTGGGCGGCGCTCTGGGCGGACCTGTGCGGGCTCATGGCCGAGGGGGTGGCCCGGGGCCGGATCGACACCGTGCACACCGCGCACACCCCGGAGGCGATGCGGCGCCCGCCGCGGGTCGACCGGCACGGCGGCGAGGTGTACGTCTACCGCCGCCCGGGCCAGCCGTGCCTGGTCTGCGGCACCGAGGTGGCCCGTGGCCCGCTGGCCGGGCGCAATCTGTACTGGTGCCCGACCTGCCAGCCGGAGGCTACGGCTGGGCCGGGTGCCCGTCCGGTGCGTCGGCCGGCGGCGCGGCGGCCGGGGGCACAGACGACGGCGCCGGTTCGGCCGGGGCGGACTGCGTCGGAGTCGGCGCAGGCGGGGTAG
- a CDS encoding ATP-dependent Clp protease proteolytic subunit, whose protein sequence is MSVDEIAMRAGGASFDDQVFERLLRERIIFLGSEVNDEVTNRICAQLLLLASDNSERDIALYINSPGGSISAGMAVYDTMQYIKNDVATIAMGMAASMGQFLLCAGTPGKRYALPHSRIMMHQLSGGIGGTAADIAIQAESMLHIKQVMNERIAFHTGHTPEEIERDSDRDRWFTAPEAQAYGLIDHVITRSSDVPSSLRSLV, encoded by the coding sequence ATGAGTGTTGACGAGATCGCGATGCGGGCTGGTGGCGCATCCTTCGACGACCAGGTCTTCGAGCGGCTGCTCCGCGAGCGGATCATCTTCCTCGGCAGCGAGGTCAACGACGAGGTGACCAACCGGATCTGCGCCCAGCTCCTGCTGCTGGCGTCGGACAACAGCGAGCGGGACATCGCCCTGTACATCAACTCGCCGGGCGGGTCGATCAGCGCGGGCATGGCCGTGTACGACACGATGCAGTACATCAAGAACGACGTCGCCACGATCGCCATGGGCATGGCGGCCTCGATGGGCCAGTTCCTGCTCTGCGCGGGCACCCCCGGCAAGCGGTACGCGCTGCCGCACTCGCGGATCATGATGCACCAGCTCTCCGGCGGCATCGGCGGCACCGCGGCCGACATCGCCATCCAGGCCGAGAGCATGCTGCACATCAAGCAGGTCATGAACGAGCGGATCGCGTTCCACACCGGGCACACCCCGGAGGAGATCGAGCGCGACTCCGACCGCGACCGCTGGTTCACCGCGCCCGAGGCCCAGGCGTACGGGCTCATCGACCACGTGATCACCCGGTCCTCGGACGTGCCGTCGTCGCTGCGGTCCCTGGTCTGA